A single window of Parabacteroides sp. FAFU027 DNA harbors:
- a CDS encoding YDG domain-containing protein, whose translation MKRLFLLGVILGVSWKISAQLPEFSYVTPQFYKLGKMIQTLQPTDKGGLVTGGFQVSSIAGDGSKGAINAEGVLASFNQPSGVVVDKDGNIFVADQLNHQIRKISKNGLVTSFAGSGKAGFKDGYQTEAMFYYPTGLAIDKNGNLFVADTYNHRIRKISPNGIVSTIAGSGKSGNIDGQSNNACFNFPMSVVSDNSGNIFVTDFGNCTIREISEDGNVSTFAGSGFISDVDGIGTDASFNYPTGITIDNLGNLFVVDRGNNKIKKITPDHTVFTFTGNGQSGQIDGSADIAQFNNPYGISIDQNGNLYVTDVDNNAIRKISTTGNVSTITGQGIAGSTDGFIKNATLNSPSGIAVDTSGVIIFADQLNNKIRKITRSPLYKITPELSSGLYFDEKTGSINGTPTVTSPATTYTIIGTNDFGSYQTKINITVYDTLTAPTVTTQEVSDISCSTAVGHGTIENLGMPYPTSYGICWNTTGTPTIEDQHTDNGNATDTGAFVSTVSDLAYNTTFYVRAYATNGAGTSYGNEVSFTTKKCQLTANAPVITLSKTYDSTVKALIDSSSVHLSNLASNDQVTLSCSASYDSKNTGNDKKITVSYTISGPDAYKYIAPEDYFSTNGSITPIALTGLNATVNNKIYDGNTSVNISDVYPIGIIDGDQVGITINNAHFSDKNVGLNKSVIIPELSITGADANNYTLPQLPSLNASISKRQLIIESTQVTTNKMHDATTTANIISTGSLSNLVSGDDIQVSAQANYDSPEIGSDKVITVTYILSGKDTANYDAPKALVISNAIISDKVTIQSLQPYLQECETSSFKMDYVTQSGTPTQYKITFNDKALSAGFINTEFSNLPSASINGTLTIPIPQGAKYGNYSGTLIMRNALGIESTPYPFNFKIDVSADQLITKFGNIILINNTENDFISYQWFKNGNSIVGATEQYYYDPNDLDGIYSLQVTTKDGSIFNTCPKTINKAASSQPVAKVYPNPLNANQSCSIVFEGMDQKDIENTDITIFNSEGKAIYTQSKVEKITTLNLSLPSGTYIGQAKSEKGFNQTFKLIVTK comes from the coding sequence ATGAAGAGGTTATTTCTACTAGGAGTTATCTTAGGGGTGAGTTGGAAGATTTCTGCACAACTACCTGAATTTAGTTACGTTACTCCTCAATTTTACAAATTGGGGAAAATGATTCAAACATTACAACCGACGGACAAAGGTGGGCTAGTAACCGGAGGATTTCAGGTTTCATCCATAGCAGGAGATGGCTCAAAAGGGGCAATTAATGCTGAGGGAGTACTTGCTAGCTTCAATCAACCCAGCGGTGTCGTTGTTGACAAAGATGGAAACATATTTGTTGCGGATCAGCTTAATCATCAGATAAGGAAAATCAGTAAAAATGGGCTGGTAACTTCGTTTGCTGGCAGTGGAAAAGCCGGATTTAAAGATGGGTACCAGACTGAAGCTATGTTTTATTATCCAACAGGGCTTGCAATAGACAAAAATGGGAATCTATTTGTTGCAGATACTTACAACCACAGAATCCGAAAAATATCTCCAAACGGAATTGTATCTACAATAGCGGGAAGCGGGAAATCCGGTAATATCGACGGACAATCCAACAATGCATGCTTTAATTTCCCAATGAGTGTAGTTAGTGATAACTCCGGTAATATTTTCGTTACCGATTTTGGGAATTGTACTATTCGAGAAATTTCCGAAGACGGAAACGTCAGCACTTTTGCAGGAAGTGGGTTTATAAGTGATGTAGATGGAATTGGCACAGATGCTAGTTTTAACTATCCGACCGGAATCACCATTGATAATTTGGGCAACTTATTTGTTGTTGATAGAGGGAATAATAAAATAAAGAAAATCACACCCGACCATACAGTTTTCACATTTACTGGAAATGGTCAATCAGGTCAAATAGACGGTTCTGCTGACATTGCTCAATTTAACAATCCTTATGGCATCTCTATTGATCAAAATGGGAATTTGTATGTAACAGATGTTGATAACAACGCAATCCGTAAAATTTCTACGACCGGAAATGTATCTACAATTACCGGACAAGGGATAGCAGGCAGTACAGATGGTTTTATCAAAAATGCAACCTTAAACTCACCCAGCGGAATTGCCGTTGACACAAGTGGGGTAATCATTTTTGCCGACCAATTAAATAACAAAATAAGAAAAATAACCCGATCCCCTTTATACAAAATAACTCCGGAGTTATCTTCTGGATTGTATTTTGACGAAAAAACAGGCTCCATCAATGGAACTCCCACAGTAACTTCTCCAGCTACTACATATACCATTATCGGTACTAACGATTTCGGAAGCTATCAAACTAAAATCAATATAACAGTTTACGACACCCTTACGGCACCTACTGTTACAACTCAAGAAGTAAGTGATATATCGTGTTCGACTGCAGTTGGTCATGGTACAATAGAAAACCTGGGAATGCCATACCCGACTTCATATGGAATATGCTGGAATACGACAGGTACCCCCACAATCGAAGATCAACATACAGACAATGGTAATGCAACAGATACAGGAGCTTTCGTATCTACTGTAAGTGATTTAGCATACAATACTACTTTCTATGTCAGAGCTTATGCTACAAACGGAGCCGGTACGAGTTATGGAAATGAAGTCAGTTTTACTACAAAAAAATGTCAGTTAACGGCTAATGCTCCAGTTATTACCCTTTCAAAAACGTATGATTCAACGGTGAAAGCTTTGATTGATTCTTCAAGTGTTCATTTAAGCAACTTGGCCAGCAATGATCAGGTCACTCTTTCTTGCTCCGCCTCATACGACAGTAAAAATACAGGAAATGATAAAAAAATCACCGTATCTTATACAATTTCAGGACCTGACGCATATAAATATATTGCACCAGAAGACTATTTTTCTACAAATGGTTCAATTACACCTATTGCTTTAACTGGGCTAAATGCAACAGTCAATAATAAAATATATGACGGCAATACTTCTGTTAATATCTCTGATGTATATCCGATTGGGATTATTGACGGGGATCAAGTTGGCATCACAATAAACAACGCTCATTTCTCTGACAAGAATGTAGGCTTAAACAAATCGGTGATTATACCAGAGCTAAGTATTACCGGAGCAGATGCAAATAATTATACACTTCCTCAGCTTCCATCACTTAACGCGTCAATATCCAAAAGACAGCTGATAATAGAGTCGACCCAGGTAACTACGAACAAAATGCATGATGCAACAACTACAGCCAATATCATCTCAACAGGATCCTTATCCAATTTGGTAAGTGGAGATGATATACAGGTTTCTGCTCAGGCAAATTATGATTCTCCTGAAATTGGTTCTGATAAAGTAATTACTGTAACTTATATATTGTCAGGAAAGGACACTGCAAACTATGACGCACCCAAAGCATTAGTAATTTCCAATGCAATAATATCTGATAAAGTTACGATACAATCATTGCAACCTTATCTTCAAGAATGCGAAACGTCGAGTTTTAAGATGGATTATGTAACTCAAAGTGGCACCCCCACTCAGTACAAAATCACATTTAATGACAAAGCGCTATCTGCAGGATTTATTAATACAGAATTCTCTAATTTACCGTCGGCTTCCATTAATGGGACATTAACGATACCGATTCCTCAAGGGGCAAAATACGGTAACTATTCCGGTACATTAATTATGAGAAATGCATTAGGCATTGAAAGTACCCCTTATCCTTTTAATTTCAAGATTGACGTTTCGGCTGATCAGCTAATTACGAAATTTGGTAATATAATTCTGATCAACAATACCGAGAATGATTTTATATCTTATCAATGGTTTAAAAACGGAAATTCCATCGTTGGAGCAACAGAGCAGTATTATTATGATCCAAACGATCTTGATGGTATTTATTCTTTACAAGTAACAACAAAAGACGGATCAATATTCAATACATGCCCTAAAACAATAAATAAAGCTGCCTCATCTCAACCAGTAGCGAAAGTATACCCCAATCCTCTAAATGCGAATCAGTCTTGCTCTATTGTTTTTGAAGGAATGGATCAAAAAGATATTGAGAATACCGATATTACAATTTTCAACAGCGAAGGAAAAGCGATTTACACGCAAAGTAAAGTTGAGAAAATAACTACTCTGAATTTATCTCTACCCAGTGGTACTTATATCGGACAAGCCAAATCAGAAAAAGGATTTAACCAAACCTTTAAGCTCATCGTTACAAAATGA
- a CDS encoding valine--tRNA ligase yields MELASKYNPAEVEQKWYDYWMANELFKSKPDHREPYCIVIPPPNVTGVLHMGHMLNNTIQDILVRRARMMGKNACWVPGTDHASIATEAKVVAKLAEEGVKKTDLTREEFLKHAWEWTHKHGGIILEQLKKLGASCDWDRTCFTMDDPRSESVLKVFVDLFNKGLIYRGVRMVNWDPKALTALSDEEVIYKEQQGKLYYLRYKVAGEDGTYAVVATTRPETILGDTAMCINPNDPKNAHLKGKKVIVPIVGREIPVIEDEYVDVEFGTGCLKVTPAHDVNDYMLGEKYNLETIDIFNDNGTINDKVGIYVGMDRFDLRKQIEQDLINADLMEKVEPYTNKVGFSERTHVPIEPKLSMQWFLKMEQLAKPALDSVMNDDIKLVPAKFKNTYRHWMENVKDWCISRQLWWGHRIPAYFLPQGGYVVAETPEQAVELAREKTGNADLQLADLRQDEDCLDTWFSSWLWPISVFDGISNPENEEIKYYYPTNDLVTGPDILFFWVARMIISGYEYRGDMPFKNVYLTGIVRDKLGRKMSKSLGNSPEPLDLIKNFGADGVRMGLMLAAPAGNDIHFDEALCEQGRNFNNKIWNAFRLVKGWQVDETLAQPESAAIAVKWFDALLSKTIEVVNYSMDKYRISEALMEVYKLFWDEFSSWYLEMIKPGYQLPIDKATYEATLGFFDALLKLLHPYMPFITEELWQATYERKAGESLMTQLLPEAKAFDAKLIGDIEAAKDVITGVRNVRAQKNIPQKETVELEILGEHNSAYDAVILKLSNLAALSKCAEKSAGAVSFLVGTTEYAVPLGNMLNVEEEIKKLTEELEYNKGFLVSVMKKLSNEKFVSGAPEKVVEMERKKQADAESKIKSLEESIAALQK; encoded by the coding sequence ATGGAATTAGCAAGTAAATACAATCCGGCCGAAGTAGAGCAGAAATGGTATGACTACTGGATGGCAAACGAATTGTTTAAGTCGAAACCCGACCATCGCGAACCTTATTGCATCGTTATCCCGCCGCCCAATGTAACCGGCGTGCTCCACATGGGGCACATGCTTAATAATACCATTCAGGATATCCTCGTCCGTCGCGCCCGCATGATGGGAAAGAATGCCTGTTGGGTACCGGGTACCGATCACGCATCTATAGCTACGGAGGCGAAAGTGGTTGCAAAACTTGCTGAAGAAGGTGTCAAAAAGACAGACCTCACCCGTGAAGAGTTCCTGAAACATGCATGGGAATGGACGCATAAACACGGCGGCATTATCCTGGAACAATTGAAAAAGCTGGGTGCTTCCTGTGATTGGGATCGTACCTGTTTTACGATGGATGATCCACGTTCTGAAAGTGTATTGAAAGTATTTGTTGACTTGTTCAACAAAGGCCTGATCTACCGTGGCGTTCGTATGGTGAACTGGGACCCGAAAGCGTTGACTGCTCTTTCTGATGAGGAGGTGATTTACAAAGAACAACAAGGTAAACTTTATTACCTGCGCTATAAAGTGGCTGGAGAAGACGGTACTTACGCAGTAGTAGCAACTACCCGTCCGGAAACCATCCTCGGAGATACCGCTATGTGTATCAATCCGAATGATCCGAAAAACGCCCATCTGAAAGGAAAAAAAGTAATCGTTCCTATCGTTGGTCGTGAGATTCCTGTGATCGAGGACGAATATGTGGATGTTGAATTTGGAACCGGTTGTCTGAAAGTAACTCCGGCACACGATGTAAACGACTACATGCTTGGTGAAAAATACAACCTCGAGACCATCGACATTTTCAATGATAACGGAACCATCAACGATAAAGTGGGCATCTACGTGGGAATGGATCGTTTCGACCTTCGTAAGCAAATCGAGCAGGATTTAATTAATGCTGATTTGATGGAAAAGGTAGAACCATACACCAATAAAGTAGGTTTCTCAGAGCGTACTCACGTGCCTATCGAGCCTAAACTTTCGATGCAGTGGTTCCTCAAAATGGAGCAGTTGGCAAAGCCGGCGCTTGATTCTGTCATGAACGACGACATCAAACTGGTTCCTGCCAAATTCAAAAACACCTACCGTCACTGGATGGAGAATGTGAAAGACTGGTGTATTTCACGTCAGCTCTGGTGGGGACATCGCATCCCGGCTTACTTCCTGCCACAAGGTGGTTACGTGGTAGCGGAAACTCCCGAACAGGCTGTGGAACTGGCTCGCGAGAAAACCGGTAATGCTGACCTACAACTGGCTGACCTTCGTCAGGATGAAGACTGTCTGGATACCTGGTTCTCTTCCTGGTTGTGGCCGATTTCCGTATTTGACGGCATCAGCAATCCTGAAAACGAGGAAATCAAATACTATTATCCAACCAACGACCTGGTAACCGGACCGGACATCCTTTTCTTCTGGGTGGCTCGTATGATTATCTCGGGTTACGAATACCGCGGCGATATGCCGTTCAAGAATGTTTACCTGACCGGTATCGTTCGTGATAAGCTGGGCCGCAAGATGTCAAAATCGTTGGGTAATTCGCCCGAGCCGCTTGACCTGATTAAAAACTTCGGTGCTGACGGTGTGCGTATGGGCTTGATGTTGGCAGCTCCTGCCGGTAACGACATCCACTTCGACGAAGCGCTTTGCGAGCAGGGACGTAACTTCAACAATAAAATCTGGAATGCCTTCCGTCTGGTAAAAGGCTGGCAAGTGGACGAAACTCTGGCTCAACCTGAATCGGCTGCCATTGCGGTGAAATGGTTTGATGCGTTGTTGAGCAAAACCATCGAGGTTGTAAATTATTCGATGGATAAATACCGCATCTCGGAAGCGTTGATGGAAGTTTATAAACTCTTCTGGGACGAATTCTCTTCCTGGTATTTGGAGATGATTAAGCCGGGTTACCAGTTGCCTATTGACAAAGCGACTTATGAAGCTACTCTTGGATTCTTTGACGCTTTGCTGAAATTGCTTCACCCATATATGCCATTCATCACCGAAGAGCTTTGGCAGGCGACTTACGAGCGCAAAGCGGGTGAGAGTCTGATGACTCAATTGCTTCCTGAAGCCAAAGCATTCGATGCGAAACTGATTGGTGACATCGAAGCAGCCAAAGATGTGATTACCGGAGTTCGTAATGTACGTGCACAAAAGAATATTCCTCAGAAAGAAACTGTGGAACTCGAGATTCTGGGAGAACATAACTCTGCTTACGATGCGGTTATTCTCAAACTGAGTAACCTTGCAGCATTAAGCAAATGTGCCGAGAAATCAGCCGGAGCGGTATCCTTCCTGGTTGGAACCACCGAGTACGCTGTTCCTCTGGGCAATATGCTCAATGTGGAAGAAGAGATCAAAAAACTGACTGAAGAACTGGAATACAACAAAGGATTCCTCGTTTCAGTGATGAAAAAGCTGAGCAACGAAAAATTCGTTAGCGGTGCTCCTGAGAAAGTCGTCGAAATGGAACGCAAAAAACAGGCAGATGCCGAGAGTAAAATCAAATCGCTCGAAGAAAGTATCGCAGCCTTACAGAAATAA
- a CDS encoding biotin--[acetyl-CoA-carboxylase] ligase, which yields MNLIYLDEVHSTNQYLHELLQREKCEEGTCVQTRFQKAGRGQQGNSWESEAGKNLTFSLVLFPDFLSAVDQFILSQMVSLGIKEVLDNYMEGVSIKWPNDIYWHEKKIAGILIENSLMGSHIEHTVIGIGLNVNQELFVSSAPNPVSMKQITGREFNLEALLNELLQSIFSQYLKLIQDEDGDIRFRYLNSLYRRDGFHKYADANGEFMARIEKVSQTGRLCLITDSGEQREYYFKEVSFV from the coding sequence ATGAATCTGATCTATCTGGACGAAGTCCACTCGACAAATCAATATCTGCACGAACTGCTCCAACGCGAAAAATGCGAAGAGGGCACTTGCGTGCAAACCCGTTTCCAAAAAGCAGGAAGAGGCCAGCAGGGCAATAGCTGGGAATCGGAAGCAGGGAAGAACCTTACTTTCAGCCTGGTTCTCTTCCCGGATTTTCTTTCTGCTGTCGATCAGTTTATCTTATCGCAAATGGTATCGCTTGGCATCAAGGAGGTTCTTGACAATTATATGGAGGGAGTTTCTATAAAATGGCCCAATGACATCTATTGGCACGAAAAGAAGATTGCAGGTATCCTGATCGAAAATAGCCTGATGGGCAGCCATATCGAACACACGGTCATAGGCATTGGCCTGAATGTGAATCAGGAACTGTTTGTCAGCAGTGCCCCCAATCCGGTTTCGATGAAACAGATTACCGGCAGGGAGTTCAATCTGGAAGCGTTGCTTAACGAGTTGCTTCAATCCATATTTTCCCAATATCTCAAACTGATTCAGGATGAAGATGGCGATATACGCTTTCGTTATCTGAATTCACTGTATCGCCGCGATGGATTTCATAAGTATGCCGATGCAAATGGGGAATTCATGGCCCGCATCGAAAAAGTATCGCAAACCGGTCGTCTTTGCCTGATAACTGATAGCGGAGAACAGCGCGAGTATTACTTTAAGGAAGTGTCATTTGTTTAG
- a CDS encoding endonuclease/exonuclease/phosphatase family protein has protein sequence MRKIVLLYVWLVQTGVYAQENLRVMFYNTENLFDCRHDSLKNDQDFLPEGKYHWSHTRYRNKLNNIAKVITAVGEWQIPALVGLCEVENDSVLIDLTHHSPLKNLSYRYVMTHSADARGIDLALLYQRDQFRLLGYNAYHVPLRYPTRDILHVTGQVINHDTLDIFVCHFPSRLGGEDQSNGHRIAAAKVLREKADSVISVRMHPSVVILGDFNDYPDNESLFKILGAKSPTEVSSIYANLMYPMLDDREHGSHKFQSDWGVLDQIIVNRALLQSSRISVKEGKAQIFRAPFLLEEDKTNGGERPLRTFLGFRYQGGFSDHLPVWMDLVVQ, from the coding sequence ATGAGAAAAATTGTTTTGCTTTATGTCTGGCTTGTGCAGACAGGCGTTTATGCTCAGGAAAACCTGCGGGTCATGTTTTACAATACGGAGAATCTGTTTGATTGCCGGCATGACTCTTTGAAAAATGACCAGGACTTTCTTCCGGAAGGTAAATATCACTGGAGCCACACCCGCTATCGCAATAAATTGAATAATATCGCCAAAGTAATCACTGCGGTAGGCGAATGGCAAATTCCGGCGTTGGTCGGTCTGTGTGAGGTGGAGAATGATTCCGTGTTGATTGATCTGACACATCATTCGCCTCTGAAAAATCTTTCCTACCGCTACGTTATGACGCATTCCGCTGATGCGCGTGGAATTGATCTCGCCTTGCTCTATCAGCGCGACCAGTTCCGTTTGCTTGGGTATAATGCCTATCATGTCCCTCTTCGGTATCCCACCCGCGACATCCTGCACGTTACCGGTCAGGTCATTAATCACGATACCCTCGATATTTTTGTTTGCCATTTTCCATCCCGATTGGGCGGAGAAGATCAATCCAACGGTCACCGAATCGCGGCAGCAAAAGTGTTACGGGAAAAAGCAGATTCTGTCATTTCAGTCCGAATGCATCCTTCTGTCGTTATTCTGGGGGATTTCAATGATTATCCTGATAATGAAAGCCTATTCAAGATATTAGGTGCCAAATCGCCAACAGAAGTTTCTTCCATTTATGCAAATCTGATGTATCCGATGCTTGATGATCGGGAGCATGGTAGCCATAAATTTCAATCGGATTGGGGAGTTTTGGACCAGATAATCGTCAATCGTGCTCTCCTGCAATCTTCCCGTATTTCGGTGAAAGAAGGCAAAGCGCAAATATTCCGTGCCCCATTTCTTTTGGAAGAAGATAAAACCAACGGAGGAGAACGTCCTTTGCGTACCTTCCTGGGATTCCGCTATCAGGGCGGATTCAGCGACCACTTGCCGGTTTGGATGGATTTGGTGGTCCAATAA
- a CDS encoding SPOR domain-containing protein, which yields MKKILITIFLLIPCIALRSQDAKDYFSILGGGGVHNLKYSFQESSNHFQGSAGYLLNVNYSHFLNSNWGISTGIGASTYSGHSILNFTSKNMETDFENDSYEFRAKFQNWEEKQYGLFWEIPLTLQFRQRLSNKDHLLLGLGGKISSPFKTTYKVTGGEITTTGYYSQWNVEFSNLPQYGFTTISNRPKGDLTMKTSYALTVDLGTLHQLNNHIGIYLGGYLNYGLNNILLKENKLIYESNGNYNGVLSSSQVNDVKQFAYGVKVGVYFALGKKKKNSDQILSEQPPRKVKNISDQNNKLTQASNQSIDSIENESSTENNKPLKTKGKNDRNKDNTPSLIQEKIKIVSDQQSNSGTDSIQLKRYSVVIGSFIYKTNALKLKSKMENEGYKIVLALNEQQMFRVIIATFDKVEDAVKECRRIRNKYTPQFYDIWILKKINN from the coding sequence ATGAAAAAGATACTTATAACTATATTTCTCTTAATTCCATGTATAGCATTACGCTCTCAAGATGCTAAAGATTATTTTTCAATTCTTGGAGGGGGAGGCGTCCATAATCTAAAGTATAGCTTTCAGGAGAGTTCCAATCATTTTCAAGGAAGTGCAGGTTATCTGCTTAACGTCAACTATTCACACTTTCTAAATTCCAACTGGGGGATATCAACAGGAATTGGAGCCAGCACCTATTCCGGACATTCAATTCTGAATTTTACGTCTAAGAACATGGAGACAGACTTTGAAAACGATTCGTATGAATTTCGGGCAAAATTTCAAAACTGGGAAGAAAAGCAATATGGTCTTTTTTGGGAAATCCCATTAACTCTTCAATTCCGACAAAGATTGAGTAATAAAGATCATTTATTATTAGGACTCGGAGGTAAGATTTCTTCTCCATTCAAAACTACCTATAAAGTCACAGGTGGAGAAATTACAACCACCGGATATTATAGCCAATGGAATGTGGAGTTTAGTAATCTGCCTCAATACGGGTTTACCACAATATCCAATCGTCCAAAAGGAGATTTAACAATGAAAACATCCTATGCACTGACAGTTGATTTAGGAACTCTTCATCAATTAAATAATCACATTGGTATATATCTGGGAGGTTATCTTAATTATGGATTAAACAATATACTTCTGAAAGAAAACAAATTAATATACGAATCCAACGGCAATTATAATGGAGTTTTGAGTTCGTCTCAAGTCAACGACGTCAAACAATTTGCATATGGGGTCAAAGTTGGGGTATATTTCGCTTTAGGGAAGAAAAAGAAAAATTCAGACCAAATACTTAGCGAGCAGCCTCCGAGGAAAGTAAAAAATATTTCTGATCAAAATAACAAACTAACTCAGGCTTCAAATCAGTCTATTGATTCAATAGAAAATGAGTCCTCTACTGAAAATAATAAACCACTGAAAACAAAAGGCAAAAATGACCGCAATAAGGACAATACGCCATCTCTGATTCAGGAAAAAATAAAGATAGTAAGTGATCAGCAATCAAACTCAGGAACTGACTCAATACAATTGAAAAGGTATTCTGTTGTTATAGGCAGTTTCATCTATAAGACAAATGCATTGAAACTAAAATCCAAAATGGAAAATGAAGGGTATAAAATAGTTCTGGCATTAAATGAACAGCAAATGTTCAGAGTTATTATAGCAACTTTTGATAAAGTAGAAGATGCTGTCAAAGAATGTCGACGTATCAGAAACAAATATACTCCACAATTTTATGATATCTGGATTCTGAAGAAGATAAACAATTAA
- a CDS encoding DUF6340 family protein produces MKFLSTSVILCGLLLSSCQTVSVLTIEVKRPAEIVIPENVSKVVVVNNALNQPDDFGHSASVFDGGTIKKSNPAINTAGLAEEFTSELAKRLNSLKWFKVYQQRLARSGSKTFLEDLPLSRNQIREINDSISPDLIISLDRMLFESDINLRYQPNQYLYKITMDGRAYPSVRIIDPKGMKVLYTLRQQDSLFWQDYGSGDNVQEALRYFPAPQSCFDDLAMYSVDKMMKKLVPYSDKVDRIYYISGNINMHDAANYVKANRWDEAASIWQYIYEHSTRKKLKAFTASNLALYMEISDKYDDAIEWAEKSRSHFLEMKSEAAQSEAENLNSYIRELQRRKSDSQKLDIQLR; encoded by the coding sequence ATGAAGTTTCTGTCAACCTCCGTCATCCTTTGTGGATTGCTACTTTCTTCCTGTCAGACGGTCTCTGTACTGACCATAGAAGTAAAGCGTCCCGCAGAAATTGTTATCCCGGAAAACGTTTCTAAAGTTGTCGTTGTTAATAATGCGCTCAACCAACCCGATGATTTTGGTCATTCTGCTTCCGTTTTCGATGGTGGGACAATCAAGAAATCTAATCCGGCAATTAATACAGCTGGTCTGGCTGAAGAGTTCACCTCCGAGCTGGCGAAAAGGCTTAATTCATTGAAGTGGTTTAAGGTGTATCAGCAGCGGCTGGCACGTTCGGGTTCTAAGACTTTTCTGGAAGATTTGCCATTGAGCAGAAATCAGATCAGGGAGATCAACGATTCCATTTCACCAGACTTGATTATTTCGCTGGATAGGATGTTGTTCGAAAGTGATATCAATCTCAGGTACCAACCTAACCAATACTTGTACAAGATAACCATGGACGGGCGGGCTTATCCTTCTGTTCGCATCATCGACCCGAAAGGTATGAAGGTGTTATACACCCTTCGGCAGCAAGATAGCCTTTTCTGGCAGGACTATGGTTCCGGTGATAACGTTCAGGAAGCTTTGCGTTATTTCCCCGCTCCACAGAGCTGCTTTGACGATTTGGCTATGTACAGTGTGGACAAGATGATGAAAAAGCTGGTTCCTTACAGTGATAAAGTAGATCGTATCTATTACATCAGCGGCAATATCAACATGCATGACGCAGCCAACTATGTAAAGGCTAACCGTTGGGATGAGGCCGCATCAATCTGGCAATACATATACGAGCATTCCACGCGGAAGAAACTGAAAGCTTTTACGGCATCCAATTTAGCCCTTTATATGGAAATCTCTGATAAATATGATGATGCGATAGAATGGGCTGAGAAATCCCGTTCCCATTTTCTGGAAATGAAGTCTGAAGCGGCACAATCGGAAGCCGAAAACCTGAACAGTTACATTCGGGAGCTGCAGCGTCGGAAATCCGATTCGCAAAAGCTCGATATCCAGTTGCGTTAA